One region of Vidua chalybeata isolate OUT-0048 chromosome 34, bVidCha1 merged haplotype, whole genome shotgun sequence genomic DNA includes:
- the LOC128802143 gene encoding glycogen [starch] synthase, muscle-like encodes MPLARSVSVSSLPGLEDWGGPGAPDNVVLFEVAWEVANKVGGIYTVLQTKARVTADEWGESYVLVGPYVESAVRTQVELLEPPQPALRRTLAAMNAQGCKVHFGRWLIEGSPAVVLLDVGATAWSLERWKGELWESCAIGVPWYDREANDAVLFGFLVAWFLGEVGLGFGVPWYDREANDAVLFGFLVAWFLGEVGFGVPWYDREANDAVLFGFLVAWFLGEFAAQSEERPFIVGHFHEWLAGLGLVLSRARRLPVATIFTTHATLLGRYLCAGSVDFYNNLHSFDVDKEAGERQIYHRYCLERAAAHCAHVLTTVSHVTAAEAEHLLKRKPGV; translated from the exons ATGCCGCTGGCCCGCAGCGTGTCCGTGAGCTCCCTGCCGGGCCTGGAGGattgggggggtcccggcgcCCCCGACAACGTCGTGCTCTTCGAGGTGGCCTGGGAGGTGGCCAACAaag tgGGGGGGATCTACACGGTGCTGCAGACCAAGGCGCGGGTGACGGCCGACGAGTGGGGCGAGAGCTACGTGCTGGTGGGGCCCTACGTGGAGAGCGCCGTGCGCACCcaggtggagctgctggagccgcCCCAGCCCGCCCTGCGCCGCACCCTGGCCGCCATGAACGCCCAGGGCTGCAAg gTGCATTTTGGGCGCTGGCTGATCGAGGGCAGCCCGGCCGTGGTGCTGCTGGACGTGGGGGCCACGGCCTGGAGCCTGGAGCGCTGGAAGGGCGAGCTCTGGGAGAGCTGCGCCATCGGCGTGCCCTGGTACGACCGCGAGGCCAACGACGCCGTCCTCTTCGGCTTCCTCGTCGCCTGGTTCCTCGGAGAGGTGGGTCTGGG gtttggggtgcCCTGGTACGACCGCGAGGCCAACGACGCCGTCCTCTTCGGCTTCCTCGTCGCCTGGTTCCTCGGAGAGGTGG gttttggggtgccctggtACGACCGCGAGGCCAACGACGCCGTCCTCTTCGGCTTCCTCGTCGCCTGGTTCCTCGGAGAG TTTGCGGCGCAGAGCGAGGAGCGGCCGTTCATCGTGGGCCACTTCCACGAGTGGctggcggggctggggctggtgctgagccGCGCCCGGCGCTTGCCCGTGGCCACCATCTTCACCACGCACGCCACGCTGCTGGGCCGCTACCTGTGCGCCGGGAGCGTGGACTTCTACAACAACCTGCACAGC TTTGACGTGGACAAGGAGGCAGGTGAGCGGCAGATCTACCACCGGTACTGCCTGGAGCGCGCGGCCGCGCACTGCGCCCACGTGCTGACCACCGTGTCCCACGTCACCGCCGCCGAGGCCGAGCACCTGCTCAAGCGCAAGCCAGGTGTG
- the RUVBL2 gene encoding ruvB-like 2, producing the protein MGQVKVGFGVLGPVLGFLGPPPPPPQQGALPAVLEDRAPSRGAARAAAPAFAPPLRPLHVTSGRESARAARERSGAAMATATPKVPEVRDVTRIERIGAHSHIRGLGLDDALEPRQVSQGMVGQLSARRAAGVILEMIKEGKIAGRAVLIAGQPGTGKTAIAMGMAQALGPDTPFTAIAGSEIFSLEMSRTEALTQAFRRSIGVRIKEETEIIEGEVVEIQIDRPATGTGTKVGKLTLKTTEMETIYDLGAKMIEALSKEKVQAGDVITIDKATGKISKLGRSFTRARDYDAMGAQTKFVQCPDGELQKRREVVHTVSLHEIDVINSRTQGFLALFSGDTGEIKPEVREQINAKVAEWREEGKAEVIPGVLFIDEVHMLDIESFSFLNRALESDMAPVLIMATNRGITRIRGTAHRSPHGLPLDLLDRLLIIATAPYGDKETRQILKIRCEEEDVEMTEDAYAVLTRIGLETSLRYAMQLITAASLVARKRKGAEVGVEDIKRVYSLFLDESRSTQYMREYQEAFLFNELQGESMETP; encoded by the exons ATGGGGCAGGTTAAGGTCGGTTTTGGAGTTTTGGGgccagttttggggtttttgggaccgccccccccccccccccaacaaGGGGCCCTCCCGGCGGTGCTGGAGGACCGCGCACCATCGAGAGGAGCGGCCAGAGCGGCCGCTCCCGCCTTTGCCCCGCCCCTCCGGCCCCTGCACGTCACTTCCGGCCGGGAGAGCGCGAGGGCAGCGCGGGAGCGAAGCGGCGCCGCCATGGCAACGGCG ACCCCCAAAGTTCCGGAGGTTCGGGATGTGACCCGGATCGAGCGGATCG GCGCCCACTCCCACATCCGCGGGCTGGGCCTGGATGATGCCCTGGAACCGCGGCAG gtgtcccagggcaTGGTGGGGCAGCTGTCGGCTCGCCGCGCCGCCGGCGTCATCCTGGAGATGATCAAGGAAGGGAAAATCGCCGGGCGCGCCGTGCTGATCGCCGGGCAGCCGGGCACGGGGAAAACGGCCATCGCCATGG GCATGGCGCAGGCGCTGGGCCCCGACACGCCCTTCACGGCCATCGCGGGCAGCGAGATCTTCTCGCTGGAGATGTCGCGCACCGAGGCGCTGACCCAGGCCTTCCGCCGCTCCATCGGCGTCCGCATCAA GGAGGAGACTGAGATCATCGAGGGGGAGGTGGTGGAAATCCAGATCGACCGCCCGGCCACCGGCACG GGGACCAAAGTGGGGAAGCTGACGCTGAAAACGACAGAAATGGAGACCATTTACGATTTGGGGGCGAAGATGATCGAGGCCCTGAGCAAGGAGAAGGTGCAGGCAGG GGACGTCATCACCATCGACAAGGCCACAGGGAAGATCTCAAAGCTGGGACGCTCCTTCACCCGAGCACGGGACTACGACGCCATGGGGGCACAG ACGAAATTCGTGCAGTGCCCTGACGGGGAGCTGCAGAAGCGGCGCGAGGTCGTTCACACGGTGTCGCTGCACGAGATCGATGTCATCAACTCCCGCACCCAGGGCTTCCTCGCCCTGTTCTCAG gtgacacaggtgagatCAAGCCAGAGGTGCGGGAGCAGATCAATGCCAAAGTGGCCGAGTGGCGTGAGGAGGGCAAGGCCGAGGTCATCCCTGGG GTGTTGTTCATTGACGAGGTTCACATGTTGGACATCGAGAGCTTCTCGTTCCTCAACCGGGCCCTGGAGAGCGACATGGCGCCCGTGCTGATCATGGCCACGAACCGCGGCATCACCAG GATCCGAGGCACTGCCCACCGCAGCCCCCACGGGCTCCCGTTGGATCTGCTGGACCGGCTGCTGATCATCGCCACGGCCCCGTACGGCGACAAGGAGACGCGGCAGATCCTCAAAATCCG gtgtgaggaggaggatgtgGAGATGACGGAGGACGCGTACGCGGTGCTGACCCGCATCGGGCTGGAGACGTCGCTGCGCTACGCCATGCAGCTCATCACCGCCGCCAGCCTGGTGGCCAGGAAACGCAAG GGCGCGGAGGTGGGCGTGGAGGACATCAAACGCGTGTATTCCCTGTTCCTGGACGAGTCGCGCTCCACGCAGTACATGAGGGAGTACCAGGAGGCCTTTCTGTTCAACGAACTCC